A single Cryomorphaceae bacterium DNA region contains:
- a CDS encoding glutamine synthetase III: MSSNIRFQALKQTMEREPIKGFEVNSKMSDLYGEMVFHTGAMMEYLPEEAYKSVMEAIVAGKKIDREIANQVASAMKDWAISKGATHYTHWFQPLTGATAEKHDAFFTPLSDGRAIERFDGDLLVQQEPDASSFPSGGIRNTFEARGYTAWDPTSPAFIIDNTLCVPTIFVSYTGEALDNKTPLLRALNAVDEAATAVCKYFDKNVTKVNATLGWEQEYFLVDEALFNVRPDLVLTSRTLFGHAPAKGQQLDDHYFGSIPARAMAFMKEFEQESMRLGIPVTTRHNEVAPNQFEVAPIFEEANLAVDHNSLLMDLLDKVARRHHFRCLTHEKPFAGLNGSGKHNNWSLSTNTGVNLLKPGKNPKSNLQFLTFFVNTIAAVHEHAGLLRASIATASNDHRLGANEAPPAIISVFIGSQLTATLDKLEAVKEGALSPEERSDLKLNVVGKIPDVLLDNTDRNRTSPFAFTGNKFEFRAVGSSANCSLPMTVMNSIMAAQLQKFKKDVDALIAKGLKKDGAIFNVLRDYIKASKSIRFEGDGYSKEWEDHAKKLGLENIKTTPKALDNYVSKKSSDLFKSLGVLNEKEIHARHEVMLEQYQMAIQIESRVLGDLAKNHVIPTAIRYQNTLIDNVRGLKDVLPKAAYESAAKEQLDMITEISSRVSKIKSNVDAMVDARRKANVIEDARDLAIAYDETVKPFFETIRYEVDKLEMLIDDELWPLPKYREMLFTR, from the coding sequence ATGTCGTCCAACATTCGTTTTCAAGCACTTAAGCAAACCATGGAGCGGGAGCCCATCAAAGGCTTCGAAGTCAACTCCAAAATGTCTGACCTATACGGGGAAATGGTCTTCCACACCGGAGCCATGATGGAGTATCTTCCTGAAGAAGCTTATAAAAGCGTCATGGAAGCCATTGTCGCCGGTAAGAAGATCGACCGCGAGATAGCCAATCAGGTTGCTAGCGCTATGAAAGACTGGGCGATTAGCAAAGGGGCAACCCACTACACGCACTGGTTCCAACCTCTTACAGGAGCAACTGCTGAAAAGCACGATGCCTTCTTCACACCCTTGAGTGATGGTCGTGCTATTGAGCGTTTTGATGGCGACTTACTGGTTCAGCAAGAGCCAGATGCATCGAGCTTCCCGAGCGGGGGAATTCGAAACACCTTTGAAGCTCGAGGATATACAGCTTGGGATCCTACATCACCAGCCTTTATCATCGATAACACACTCTGCGTTCCAACCATTTTTGTCTCCTACACGGGAGAGGCCTTGGACAATAAAACTCCTCTTCTCCGTGCATTGAACGCTGTTGATGAGGCGGCTACAGCCGTTTGTAAGTACTTCGACAAGAATGTGACCAAGGTAAATGCGACCTTGGGATGGGAGCAAGAGTATTTCTTGGTGGACGAAGCTTTGTTCAATGTTCGCCCTGACCTCGTTTTGACGAGCCGTACTCTTTTCGGTCATGCACCTGCGAAAGGGCAACAGTTGGATGATCACTACTTTGGCTCAATCCCTGCTCGAGCCATGGCCTTCATGAAAGAATTCGAGCAAGAGTCCATGCGCTTGGGTATTCCAGTGACAACGCGTCACAACGAAGTAGCCCCGAATCAATTTGAGGTAGCACCCATCTTTGAAGAAGCGAATTTGGCAGTAGATCACAACTCTTTGTTGATGGATTTGCTCGATAAAGTCGCACGTCGTCATCACTTCCGTTGCTTGACCCATGAAAAGCCTTTTGCCGGCTTGAACGGTTCTGGAAAGCACAACAACTGGTCTTTGAGCACGAACACGGGAGTTAACCTATTGAAACCGGGTAAAAACCCGAAGAGTAACCTTCAATTCTTGACTTTTTTCGTGAACACCATCGCGGCGGTTCACGAACATGCAGGACTACTTAGAGCGAGCATCGCGACGGCATCCAACGATCACCGTTTGGGTGCCAACGAAGCTCCTCCTGCGATTATTTCGGTCTTCATTGGATCACAATTGACCGCTACCTTGGATAAGCTAGAAGCGGTAAAAGAGGGAGCGCTTTCTCCTGAGGAACGCTCCGATCTCAAATTAAACGTCGTCGGTAAAATTCCTGATGTCTTGTTGGACAACACGGATCGTAACCGTACATCACCTTTTGCCTTCACGGGTAATAAGTTTGAATTCCGTGCTGTAGGTTCAAGTGCCAACTGTTCTTTGCCAATGACGGTGATGAACTCTATTATGGCGGCTCAGCTCCAGAAGTTCAAAAAGGACGTTGATGCTTTGATCGCTAAGGGGTTGAAAAAAGATGGAGCTATCTTTAATGTACTTCGCGATTACATCAAGGCTTCAAAGTCCATCCGTTTCGAAGGAGATGGGTACAGCAAGGAATGGGAAGATCACGCAAAGAAGCTTGGATTGGAGAACATTAAAACTACTCCGAAAGCCTTGGATAACTACGTGAGCAAAAAGTCATCGGACTTATTCAAATCACTTGGAGTACTAAACGAAAAAGAAATCCACGCTCGTCACGAAGTGATGTTGGAACAATACCAAATGGCTATTCAAATCGAATCACGTGTGCTTGGAGACTTAGCCAAGAACCACGTTATTCCTACGGCCATTCGCTACCAGAATACTTTGATCGACAACGTCCGTGGATTGAAGGATGTATTGCCAAAGGCGGCCTATGAGAGCGCAGCGAAAGAGCAATTGGACATGATTACCGAGATCTCAAGCCGAGTCTCAAAAATTAAGTCCAACGTCGATGCGATGGTCGATGCGCGACGCAAAGCAAATGTCATAGAGGATGCTCGTGATTTAGCCATTGCCTACGACGAAACGGTCAAGCCATTCTTTGAGACCATCCGCTATGAGGTTGATAAATTAGAGATGCTGATTGATGATGAGCTCTGGCCATTGCCAAAGTATCGCGAGATGCTCTTCACTCGATAA
- a CDS encoding phosphoribosylformylglycinamidine cyclo-ligase, with product MSQQERYNQRGVSASKEDVHNAIKDIDKGLFPKAFCKIIPDHLTGSEDHCLVMHADGAGTKSSLAYMYWKETGDMSVWKGIAQDALVMNIDDLLCVGAVDQILVSSTIGRNKNLIPGEVISALIGGTEELLAQLREQGIGIYSTGGETADVGDLVRTIIVDSTVTCRMRRSDVISNDRIRPGDVIVGLASYGQANYEDEYNGGMGSNGLTSARHDVFEKYLAEKYPESFDPQVPNDLVYSGQKQLTDEVEGVELDAGKLVLSPTRTYAPIIKEILESNRGNIHGMVHCSGGAQTKILHFIDTHHIVKDNLFDTPPLFQLIQEQSGTDWKEMYQVFNMGHRMELYVPESEAARIISISERHGVPAKIVGRVEEGEKRLTIQSAHGTFEYQG from the coding sequence ATGAGTCAGCAAGAGAGATACAATCAACGAGGAGTTAGCGCCTCTAAAGAAGATGTGCATAACGCCATCAAAGATATTGACAAGGGGCTCTTTCCCAAGGCCTTCTGCAAGATCATTCCCGATCATTTGACGGGAAGCGAAGATCACTGTTTGGTGATGCATGCCGACGGCGCTGGGACTAAATCATCTCTAGCCTACATGTATTGGAAGGAGACCGGAGATATGAGTGTCTGGAAGGGTATTGCCCAGGATGCATTGGTAATGAATATCGACGATCTCTTATGCGTTGGAGCGGTTGATCAAATACTGGTGAGTTCAACGATTGGTCGAAACAAGAACCTTATTCCCGGTGAGGTGATCAGTGCCTTAATTGGAGGGACTGAAGAGTTGCTCGCTCAACTTCGCGAACAAGGAATTGGAATTTACAGTACTGGCGGGGAAACCGCTGATGTTGGTGATTTAGTGCGGACCATTATTGTTGATTCAACCGTCACCTGTCGTATGCGTCGATCAGACGTGATCAGTAATGACCGCATTCGACCTGGAGACGTTATTGTCGGTTTAGCAAGCTACGGTCAGGCCAACTACGAAGATGAATACAACGGCGGAATGGGTTCCAATGGATTGACATCAGCCCGTCACGACGTATTCGAAAAATACTTGGCTGAGAAGTATCCGGAGAGTTTTGATCCTCAAGTTCCAAACGACTTGGTGTATTCAGGGCAGAAGCAACTAACGGACGAGGTAGAAGGAGTTGAACTGGATGCTGGGAAACTGGTGCTTTCGCCAACGCGAACCTATGCCCCCATCATCAAAGAAATTTTGGAGTCAAACCGGGGGAACATTCACGGTATGGTGCACTGTAGTGGGGGAGCACAGACCAAGATCCTTCACTTTATAGATACTCACCACATAGTAAAAGACAACCTTTTCGACACGCCTCCTTTGTTTCAGCTCATCCAAGAGCAAAGCGGAACGGATTGGAAGGAGATGTACCAGGTTTTCAACATGGGACACCGTATGGAGCTATACGTCCCTGAATCCGAAGCAGCGCGAATCATTTCGATTTCTGAGCGCCATGGTGTTCCTGCGAAAATTGTCGGTCGAGTGGAAGAGGGTGAGAAACGATTGACCATTCAAAGTGCGCACGGAACCTTTGAATATCAAGGATAA
- a CDS encoding SDR family oxidoreductase — protein MKILVTGSNGLLGQKLIHLITQDPEVELIATSRGANRTKLKEGYVYEPLDITNKEEVGELIFGHEPDVVINTAAMTNVDACEDDKEGCDDLNVHAVEYLVDACEQVDAHLIHVSTDFIFDGLEGPYREDDEPNPVNYYGESKLKGEQIVSAAKTPWAILRTVLVYGVADNMSRSNIVLWAKGALEKGQELKIVNDQYRTPTLAEDLAMGCYLCAKKEGRGVFNISGDDFMSIYELVDRVGKFYGIDTNSVSPVTSTGLNQRAGRPPRTGFYIDKARQVLGYQPHSFEEGLALVGKQLAQA, from the coding sequence ATGAAGATTCTTGTCACCGGATCCAATGGATTATTGGGCCAAAAACTCATTCACCTCATCACGCAAGATCCAGAGGTGGAGCTTATAGCAACATCGCGCGGAGCCAACAGAACCAAGTTGAAGGAGGGCTATGTATATGAGCCCTTAGACATCACAAACAAAGAAGAGGTTGGTGAACTCATTTTTGGCCATGAGCCAGATGTAGTCATCAATACGGCCGCGATGACGAACGTCGATGCTTGCGAAGACGATAAGGAAGGCTGTGACGACCTAAACGTACATGCAGTGGAATACCTCGTGGATGCCTGTGAGCAAGTGGATGCTCATCTGATTCACGTTTCTACGGATTTCATCTTTGACGGACTAGAAGGCCCATACAGAGAAGATGATGAGCCGAACCCCGTTAACTACTACGGCGAATCAAAGCTTAAAGGTGAACAGATCGTTAGCGCAGCGAAAACGCCTTGGGCTATTCTGCGAACAGTTTTGGTTTACGGTGTAGCCGACAACATGAGCCGAAGCAACATCGTGCTTTGGGCTAAAGGGGCCCTGGAAAAGGGGCAGGAGCTAAAAATCGTCAACGATCAGTACCGCACACCAACCTTGGCCGAAGATCTGGCCATGGGATGCTACCTGTGCGCTAAGAAAGAGGGGAGAGGAGTCTTCAATATTTCTGGCGATGACTTCATGTCGATTTATGAATTGGTCGATCGCGTCGGAAAGTTCTACGGCATAGATACGAACTCCGTTTCTCCCGTGACTTCTACGGGCCTCAATCAGCGTGCTGGTAGGCCGCCCAGAACGGGATTCTATATCGACAAGGCCAGACAAGTCTTGGGCTATCAACCCCACAGTTTTGAAGAAGGACTAGCCTTGGTCGGAAAGCAGCTTGCGCAGGCTTAG
- the pyrF gene encoding orotidine-5'-phosphate decarboxylase: MTRKELVDQIREKGTFLCVGLDPDLQKMPEVVKREADPVFAFNKAIIDATHDLCVAYKPNTAFYEALGLDGWKSLERTIAYLNKHYPNHFTIADAKRGDIGNTSRMYAEAFLNRMGFDSITVAPYMGSDSVQPFLSDEEGKWAIVLALTSNSGASDFQKLQVGETPIFEQVLNTSASWSSPEQMMFVVGATQAESLSEIRQIIPDHFLLVPGVGAQGGSLEEVVRHGANEDIGLLVNSSRGILYAGSGPDYADKARVAAQKLAEQMAVFCS, translated from the coding sequence ATGACCCGTAAAGAGCTTGTGGATCAAATCCGAGAAAAGGGAACCTTTCTATGTGTCGGTCTTGACCCAGACCTGCAAAAGATGCCTGAGGTGGTTAAACGAGAGGCCGATCCTGTATTCGCATTCAATAAGGCCATCATTGATGCTACACACGACCTCTGTGTAGCCTATAAACCCAATACAGCGTTCTACGAAGCTTTGGGACTCGACGGATGGAAGAGTTTGGAACGCACTATTGCCTACTTGAACAAACACTATCCGAACCACTTTACCATCGCTGATGCCAAAAGAGGTGATATAGGTAATACGAGTAGGATGTACGCAGAGGCCTTCTTGAATCGAATGGGCTTTGATTCGATTACTGTTGCACCCTATATGGGATCCGATTCTGTTCAACCATTTCTGAGTGACGAGGAAGGGAAATGGGCCATTGTATTGGCGCTCACTTCAAATTCCGGTGCCTCTGATTTCCAGAAACTACAAGTCGGAGAAACACCCATTTTTGAACAGGTATTGAACACCTCGGCGTCTTGGTCCAGTCCGGAGCAGATGATGTTTGTCGTGGGAGCAACTCAAGCGGAATCCTTGAGTGAAATCCGTCAAATCATTCCAGATCATTTTCTGTTGGTCCCCGGAGTCGGTGCTCAGGGAGGGTCCTTAGAAGAAGTCGTGCGCCATGGTGCAAATGAAGACATCGGTTTATTGGTCAATAGTTCCAGAGGTATTCTCTACGCGGGATCAGGACCGGATTACGCTGACAAGGCAAGAGTCGCCGCACAGAAGCTCGCCGAACAAATGGCCGTCTTTTGCTCGTGA
- a CDS encoding potassium channel protein has protein sequence MWIEGFSFVDALYMTIITVSTVGFAEVQTLSQNGRIFTIFLIITSFGTFAFAVTVLSQSLLNGEVRRALIDRQVSKKVNKLKDHVIVCGYGRNGRQSIRKLRAYGKEFLVIERDEERVERLKKEGIPVISGDSTQDGVLEQAGVERASALITTLPSDAENLFVVLSARELNRSMTVIARASSENSERKFKAAGANNVIMPDKVGGAHMASLVVTPDVVEFLDHISVEGSAAINLEEVAVDEIPEQYQMKSLIELGIRNVTGCNVIGFKTPEGDYVINPDANTKLVPHSKLFVLGIPEQITQLNNFFRLDKNEYS, from the coding sequence ATGTGGATTGAAGGGTTTTCATTCGTGGATGCCCTCTACATGACCATCATTACGGTTTCGACAGTTGGTTTTGCTGAGGTTCAGACCCTTTCGCAAAATGGTAGAATATTCACGATATTCCTGATCATAACCAGTTTCGGTACATTTGCTTTTGCCGTTACGGTGTTGAGTCAAAGCCTGCTGAATGGAGAGGTTCGGAGAGCATTAATCGATCGTCAAGTCAGTAAAAAAGTGAATAAGTTGAAGGATCACGTAATCGTTTGCGGGTATGGCCGTAACGGACGACAGTCCATTCGGAAGCTGCGCGCTTACGGAAAAGAGTTCTTGGTTATCGAGCGCGATGAAGAGCGCGTAGAGCGACTAAAGAAAGAAGGAATACCGGTCATCAGCGGAGATAGCACCCAGGACGGTGTGCTCGAACAAGCTGGAGTTGAGCGAGCCAGTGCCTTAATCACCACGCTACCTTCAGATGCCGAAAATCTATTTGTTGTTTTAAGTGCTCGTGAACTCAACCGCAGTATGACCGTCATCGCCCGGGCCTCCAGTGAAAACAGCGAACGAAAGTTCAAGGCGGCTGGAGCCAACAACGTGATCATGCCAGATAAAGTGGGTGGAGCTCATATGGCTTCGCTTGTAGTGACTCCTGATGTCGTCGAATTTTTGGATCATATCTCTGTGGAAGGAAGTGCAGCCATCAATCTAGAAGAAGTGGCCGTGGATGAAATTCCGGAGCAATATCAAATGAAGTCTCTCATTGAATTGGGGATTCGAAATGTGACTGGATGCAATGTGATCGGATTCAAGACGCCGGAGGGGGATTATGTGATTAATCCCGACGCCAATACAAAATTGGTTCCGCATTCAAAACTCTTCGTTTTGGGAATCCCGGAACAAATCACCCAATTGAACAACTTCTTCAGACTGGATAAAAACGAATACTCATGA
- the prfA gene encoding peptide chain release factor 1 codes for MLEQIEGISRRYNDLATQISDPEVISDMKRYVELNKQYKELEPIVRAGKEYRALIEGIEEAREILHNETDPELKEMAKMQLDELEPQEEAWTEKIKILLIPKDPEDAKNSVMEIRAGTGGDEASLFAGDLYRMYTRYAENEGFKTELVDYTEGTAGGYKEIIFNINGDNAYGLFKYESGVHRVQRVPATETQGRVHTSAATVAVLPEAEEFDVDVDMNDIKKETYCSSGPGGQSVNTTYSAVRLTHLPTGIVAQCQDQKSQIKNFDKALKVLRSRIYEQELQKHLDEISSKRKTMVSTGDRSAKIRTYNFPQGRVTDHRINLTLYNLGDVMNGDLAKISDELQMVENAEKMKEGSETETSV; via the coding sequence ATACTAGAGCAAATAGAAGGAATCAGCAGGCGCTACAATGACTTGGCTACCCAGATCAGTGATCCGGAGGTCATATCCGACATGAAGCGCTATGTGGAACTCAATAAGCAGTACAAAGAGCTTGAACCCATTGTACGAGCCGGAAAAGAGTATCGCGCTCTGATTGAGGGAATTGAAGAGGCGCGCGAGATTCTTCACAACGAAACGGATCCTGAGCTCAAAGAAATGGCCAAGATGCAGCTTGATGAATTGGAGCCTCAAGAGGAAGCTTGGACTGAGAAGATTAAAATTCTCTTGATACCAAAGGATCCTGAGGATGCCAAGAATTCCGTTATGGAGATTCGTGCAGGAACGGGAGGAGATGAAGCCAGTTTATTTGCCGGAGACTTGTACCGAATGTACACGCGGTATGCGGAAAACGAGGGATTCAAAACGGAACTGGTCGATTACACGGAAGGAACCGCGGGAGGATACAAGGAGATTATTTTCAACATCAATGGAGATAACGCCTATGGCTTGTTCAAATACGAGTCGGGTGTTCATCGAGTCCAACGCGTTCCAGCTACGGAGACCCAAGGCCGGGTGCATACCAGTGCAGCCACGGTAGCCGTACTTCCAGAAGCTGAGGAGTTTGACGTGGATGTCGACATGAATGATATCAAAAAGGAAACCTATTGCAGTTCTGGACCTGGTGGTCAATCCGTGAATACCACGTATTCCGCGGTAAGGTTGACACACCTTCCGACGGGAATCGTTGCGCAATGTCAAGACCAAAAATCTCAGATCAAAAACTTCGATAAGGCCCTCAAGGTCCTTCGGAGCCGTATTTACGAGCAAGAATTGCAAAAGCATTTGGACGAAATCTCCAGCAAGCGCAAGACCATGGTGAGTACTGGTGACCGATCCGCTAAGATTCGGACCTATAACTTCCCACAAGGCCGTGTCACCGACCATCGCATTAACTTGACCTTGTACAATTTGGGTGATGTAATGAATGGAGATCTAGCTAAGATTAGTGACGAGCTGCAAATGGTGGAGAATGCCGAGAAAATGAAAGAAGGATCTGAAACTGAAACTAGTGTATGA
- a CDS encoding PspC domain-containing protein yields the protein MTEPKLLGVCAWLADRFELDVSGMRLGWIIVTLLGVGSPILVYLILALVKPSSW from the coding sequence ATGACCGAACCTAAACTTTTGGGCGTGTGCGCCTGGCTAGCAGATCGATTTGAACTAGATGTTTCTGGAATGCGATTGGGCTGGATCATAGTAACGCTGCTTGGCGTTGGATCTCCCATCTTGGTGTATCTTATTCTGGCACTAGTTAAACCGTCGAGTTGGTAG
- a CDS encoding OmpA family protein: MKRLGSVLIALFFVGTLSISAQTKYTIQADQAYEAQLYAQAAELYKKASTKEKDRQIKEEITWRMAECYRMMGDWRKAEGYYNRAIKRRYPNPEAKLYLADMLKAQGEYDEAIVAYEDYRAEAPSDPRGREGVESCKAALEWIETPSRYELENLRDFNTRENDFAPAWGDKDQTSMIFTSQREDGAGKDVDGWTDQGFMDLYETHEERKKRGGRRSRSGAENEAPTWSVPAPLPPEINTKAHEGFASVNERGNMMFFTRCENQKNSGFMGCRIYMARKKGKTWGEPELVNVNVDSLASIGHPFLIDDETMIIAADLGGEGGRDLYKLTYERRGRTWGTPENLGSTINTVGFEGYPFIQGDYLYFTSDGHPGMGAWDIFRAKINPDGTYGEVENMKSPINSNSDDFAIIFKGDEPEVGYMTSNRDGGRGGDDIYAVRLKPLLFALQGVVTDTKTGRTLDRVTVKLVGSDGAALEATTDETGAYFFGADQLAEGVNYTLNFEAKDYLTKSGSVTSVGIPLSAFEETTDGFLHTLVMNKELDPIRKPIVLPKIEYDFNSAELRPEAMESLDGLVEVLEDNPNITIELRSHTDHIGSDPANQQLSQRRAQSCVDYLIENGIASDRLIAVGMGEKEPFVIDESYEGPDYLEPGDRLTEAFIRRLQRDNGDEADEIARQLNRRTDFQVKSRNYVPKNQ; encoded by the coding sequence ATGAAGAGACTCGGATCGGTACTTATTGCCCTTTTCTTTGTCGGAACTCTGAGCATTTCTGCGCAAACCAAATACACCATTCAGGCGGACCAGGCTTACGAAGCCCAACTTTACGCTCAAGCCGCTGAATTGTATAAAAAGGCCTCAACCAAGGAAAAAGATCGTCAGATCAAAGAAGAAATTACGTGGCGCATGGCGGAATGCTATCGCATGATGGGTGACTGGCGCAAAGCCGAAGGTTACTATAATCGCGCGATTAAACGTCGCTATCCAAATCCAGAAGCTAAACTCTATTTGGCCGATATGCTCAAGGCCCAAGGAGAATACGACGAGGCTATTGTTGCCTACGAAGACTATCGTGCAGAAGCACCATCCGATCCTAGAGGTCGGGAAGGTGTAGAAAGTTGTAAGGCAGCATTGGAGTGGATTGAAACTCCTTCACGCTACGAGCTTGAGAATCTGCGTGACTTCAATACTCGTGAGAATGACTTTGCTCCAGCATGGGGAGATAAGGATCAAACATCAATGATCTTCACCTCACAGCGCGAAGACGGTGCGGGTAAAGATGTTGACGGATGGACTGATCAAGGGTTCATGGACTTGTATGAAACCCACGAAGAGCGTAAAAAACGCGGTGGTCGCCGCAGTCGTAGTGGTGCGGAGAATGAAGCACCAACATGGTCCGTTCCTGCTCCCTTACCGCCTGAAATCAATACTAAGGCACACGAAGGATTCGCTTCTGTGAACGAGCGTGGAAATATGATGTTCTTCACTCGTTGTGAAAACCAGAAGAATTCTGGATTTATGGGTTGTCGAATTTACATGGCTCGTAAAAAAGGGAAGACTTGGGGAGAGCCTGAGTTGGTCAACGTGAATGTCGATTCACTGGCTTCAATTGGGCACCCGTTCTTGATCGATGACGAGACTATGATTATTGCTGCTGATCTCGGAGGCGAGGGAGGACGTGATCTTTACAAGTTGACTTACGAGCGTCGAGGTCGTACCTGGGGAACACCGGAGAATTTAGGATCAACCATCAACACTGTTGGCTTTGAAGGATATCCTTTTATTCAAGGAGACTATTTGTATTTCACTTCGGACGGCCACCCGGGAATGGGGGCTTGGGACATTTTCCGTGCGAAGATTAATCCAGATGGAACTTACGGAGAAGTTGAGAACATGAAGTCGCCGATCAATTCCAATAGTGATGATTTTGCCATCATCTTCAAAGGAGATGAGCCGGAAGTGGGTTATATGACGTCGAATCGCGACGGAGGTCGTGGAGGCGATGATATTTATGCAGTACGTCTTAAGCCACTTTTGTTTGCCCTTCAAGGGGTCGTGACCGACACCAAAACGGGTCGTACCTTGGATCGCGTAACAGTGAAGTTGGTGGGTAGTGATGGAGCCGCACTTGAGGCAACCACCGATGAAACAGGAGCGTATTTCTTCGGAGCCGACCAATTGGCAGAAGGAGTGAATTACACACTAAACTTTGAGGCTAAGGATTATTTGACCAAGTCGGGTAGCGTAACTTCCGTTGGTATTCCCTTAAGTGCATTTGAGGAGACTACTGATGGCTTCTTGCACACCTTGGTCATGAACAAAGAACTCGACCCGATTCGCAAGCCTATTGTACTTCCTAAAATTGAGTACGACTTTAACAGTGCTGAGCTCCGTCCAGAAGCGATGGAGTCTTTGGACGGTTTGGTCGAAGTACTGGAAGACAACCCGAACATTACAATCGAGCTTCGCTCACATACTGACCACATTGGATCGGACCCTGCTAACCAACAACTATCACAACGTCGTGCTCAGTCTTGTGTGGATTACTTGATTGAAAACGGAATTGCCTCTGATCGCTTGATTGCGGTGGGTATGGGTGAAAAAGAACCATTTGTTATTGACGAGTCTTACGAAGGACCGGATTATTTGGAGCCAGGAGATCGCTTAACAGAAGCCTTTATCCGAAGACTTCAACGCGACAATGGTGATGAAGCGGATGAGATTGCTCGTCAGTTGAATCGTCGTACGGACTTCCAGGTGAAGAGCCGTAACTACGTGCCGAAGAACCAATAG